The proteins below come from a single Ictalurus punctatus breed USDA103 chromosome 24, Coco_2.0, whole genome shotgun sequence genomic window:
- the col1a2 gene encoding collagen alpha-2(I) chain — MLSFVDTRILLLLAVTSYLASCQSGPRGDKGPRGDRGPKGPDGKPGKPGIPGLPGPPGPPGLSGNFAAQYDGSKGPDPGPGPMGLMGPRGPSGPPGAPGAQGPQGHAGEPGEPGQAGPVGPRGPPGPPGKSGDDGNNGRPGQPGDRGTPGAQGARGFPGTPGLPGMKGHRGYNGLDGRKGEAGEAGAKGENGAHGSNGTPGQRGARGLPGERGRAGPAGPAGARGADGNTGPSGPAGPLGAAGPPGFPGAPGPKGEIGPAGSSGPSGPQGQRGEPGPNGVAGPVGPAGNPGANGINGAKGAAGTPGVAGTPGFPGPRGGPGPQGPAGASGPRGLTGDPGPSGGKGDSGVKGEPGSPGPQGLTGAAGDEGKRGPTGEQGSAGPVGLRGARGAAGTRGLPGLAGRGGPMGMPGTRGSAGAPGARGPPGDAGRAGEAGLVGARGLPGSPGTAGPQGKEGPAGPPGQDGRSGPPGPTGPRGQPGNIGFPGPKGPSGEPGKPGEKGPAGATGLRGPPGPDGNNGPAGAVGAAGGSGEKGEAGPAGAPGFQGLPGPAGPVGETGKPGDRGIPGDQGAAGVAGGKGERGNPGPAGSAGAQGPIGPRGPSGPPGPDGGKGEPGAAGLAGAAGPQGPVGMPGERGAGGTPGAKGEKGEAGYRGLEGNAGRDGARGAPGPTGPPGPSGTPGDKGEGGSAGPAGPAGARGVPGERGEAGPAGPPGFAGPPGADGQAGAKGERGPAGGKGDVGPSGPAGPVGNPGPAGPSGPAGPPGARGDNGPTGLTGFPGAAGRVGPPGPSGIAGPPGPAGSAGKDGPRGVRGDVGPAGPQGENGMVGPPGPSGEKGSPGESGAKGPQGISGPSGLIGPQGVTGLPGSRGERGTPGGVGAVGEPGRVGPAGAPGPRGPAGNIGLPGMTGPQGEAGREGNPGNDGPPGRGGVAGVKGDRGEPGSPGPVGIAGASGPVGSSGPAGRPGNRGEAGPSGSVGPAGPAGARGAPGPSGPRGEKGVAGDKGDRGMKGLRGHPGLQGMPGPNGPSGDSGAAGPAGPSGPRGPAGPSGPAGKDGRPGTAGPVGLAGHRGPPGQVGPVGPPGSPGLPGPAGAAGGGYDISGGYDEYRADQAALRAKDYEVDATIKSLNTQIDNLLSPEGSKKNPARTCRDIRLSHPDWTSGFYWIDPNQGCTMDAIKAFCDFTTGHTCIYAHPESIARKNWHRSTQEKKHIWFGETINGGTEFGYNDETLSPQSMATQLAFMRLLANQAVQNITYHCKNSIAYMDGENGNLKKAVLLQGSNDVELRAEGNSRFTYSVLEDGCTKHTGQWSKTVIEYRTNKPSRLPILDIAPLDIGGADQEFGLDIGPVCFK, encoded by the exons ATGCTCAGCTTTGTGGATACCCGGATTCTGTTGCTGCTTGCAGTGACATCGTACCTTGCGTCATGCCAAT CG ggCCCAAGGGGAGATAAAGGACCTAGAGGTGACAGG GGTCCTAAAGGACCTGATGGCAAACCTGGCAAACCTGGAATTCCTGGGCTTCCCGGCCCCCCTGGCCCCCCTGGTCTTAGTGGA AACTTTGCTGCTCAGTATGATGGCTCTAAAGGACCTGACCCTGGCCCTGGACCTATG GGTTTGATGGGACCTCGAGGCCCTAGTGGACCACCTGGTGCCCCT GGAGCTCAGGGACCCCAAGGACATGCTGGCGAGCCTGGGGAGCCTGGACAGGCT GGACCAGTTGGACCTCGTGGACCCCCTGGACCTCCTGGCAAGTCTGGTGACGAT GGTAACAATGGCAGACCTGGACAGCCTGGAGACAGAGGTACACCTGGAGCCCAG GGTGCTCGTGGTTTCCCAGGAACTCCTGGACTTCCAGGCATGAAGGGACACAGA GGCTACAATGGTCTTGATGGACGAaaaggagaggctggtgaagcTGGAGCTAAG GGTGAGAACGGTGCTCATGGCTCAAATGGAACCCCTGGACAAAGA GGTGCACGTGGTCTGCCTGGTGAGAGAGGTCGTGCTGGTCCTGCTGGTCCGGCTGGTGCCCGTGGTGCTGATGGTAACACTGGTCCTTCTGGCCCTGCT GGTCCACTTGGAGCTGCTGGCCCTCCAGGTTTCCCTGGCGCCCCTGGACCTAAA GGAGAAATTGGACCTGCTGGTTCCTCTGGCCCATCTGGACCTCAAGGACAGAGAGGAGAGCCTGGACCAAATGGTGTTGCTGGCCCAGTTGGTCCTGCT GGTAACCCTGGTGCTAACGGTATAAATGGTGCTAAGGGAGCTGCT GGCACTCCTGGAGTTGCTGGTACCCCTGGTTTCCCTGGCCCAAGGGGAGGCCCTGGCCCCCAGGGACCTGCTGGAGCTTCTGGCCCCAGAGGCCTTACT GGTGACCCTGGACCTTCCGGAGGGAAGGGAGATTCTGGTGTCAAGGGTGAGCCT GGTAGCCCTGGCCCTCAAGGTCTCACTGGTGCTGCTGGTGATGAGGGCAAGAGAGGACCAACTGGTGAGCAGGGATCAGCTGGACCTGTTGGTCTGCGTGGAGCCAGA GGAGCTGCTGGAACTCGTGGTCTCCCTGGTCTGGCTGGTAGAGGAGGACCAATG GGCATGCCTGGTACAAGGGGTTCTGCTGGTGCTCCTGGTGCACGTGGACCTCCTGGTGATGCTGGCCGTGCTGGTGAGGCCGGTCTGGTTGGAGCAAGA GGTCTCCCTGGTAGCCCTGGAACTGCTGGACCCCAAGGAAAGGAGGGACCTGCT GGTCCTCCTGGTCAAGATGGCCGCAGTGGACCTCCTGGCCCAACTGGACCCAGAGGCCAGCCTGGTAACATTGGATTCCCTGGCCCAAAAGGACCATCT GGTGAGCCTGGCAAACCCGGAGAGAAGGGACCTGCTGGTGCTACCGGTCTGAGA GGCCCCCCTGGTCCTGATGGTAACAATGGACCCGCTGGTGCCGTTGGAGCTGCT GGTGGTTCTGGTGAGAAGGGAGAGGCAGGACCTGCTGGTGCTCCTGGTTTCCAG GGTCTTCCTGGACCTGCTGGACCTGTTGGTGAGACTGGCAAACCTGGAGACAGA gGTATTCCTGGAGACCAGGGTGCTGCTGGAGTTGCTGGTGGCAAG GGAGAGCGTGGTAATCCCGGACCTGCTGGTTCCGCTGGTGCCCAGGGACCCATCGGTCCTCGTGGACCTTCTGGTCCTCCTGGCCCTGATGGAGGCAAG GGTGAACCTGGTGCTGCTGGTCTTGCAGGTGCTGCAGGTCCCCAGGGACCTGTTGGCATGCCCGGTGAGCGTGGTGCTGGTGGTACTCCTGGAGCTAAGGGTGAGAAG GGTGAGGCTGGATACAGAGGTCTAGAAGGCAATGCTGGAAGAGATGGTGCACGT GGTGCTCCTGGACCCACTGGACCTCCTGGACCCTCTGGTACTCCTGGTGATAAG GGTGAGGGTGGATCTGCTGGTCCTGCTGGCCCTGCTGGTGCACGTGGTGTCCCT GGAGAGCGTGGTGAGGCTGGCCCTGCTGGACCTCCTGGATTTGCTGGTCCTCCT GGTGCTGATGGCCAGGCTGGAGCTAAAGGTGAGAGAGGTCCCGCTGGTGGAAAGGGTGATGTTGGACCTTCTGGCCCTGCAGGTCCTGTTGGTAACCCCGGACCTGCT GGTCCCTCCGGACCTGCTGGCCCCCCTGGTGCTCGTGGTGACAACGGTCCCACT GGTTTGACTGGTTTCCCTGGTGCTGCTGGAAGAGTTGGTCCTCCCGGTCCTTCT GGTATTGCTGGACCTCCTGGTCCCGCTGGTTCCGCTGGAAAGGATGGTCCTCGTGGTGTTCGTGGTGATGTTGGACCAGCTGGACCTCAGGGAGAGAATGGCATGGTTGGACCTCCTGGCCCATCTGGTGAGAAGGGATCCCCTGGAGAGTCTGGTGCTAAG GGACCTCAAGGTATTTCTGGACCTAGCGGTCTGATTGGACCTCAGGGAGTCACTGGTCTTCCTGGTTCCAGAGGTGAACGTGGTACTCCTGGTGGTGTTGGTGCTGTC GGTGAGCCTGGTAGAGTCGGCCCTGCTGGTGCCCCTGGTCCTCGTGGTCCAGCTGGTAACATCGGTCTGCCTGGTATGACTGGTCCTCAGGGAGAGGCCGGACGTGAG GGTAACCCTGGTAATGATGGACCCCCTGGCCGTGGTGGTGTTGCTGGTGTTAAG GGTGACCGTGGAGAACCTGGATCTCCTGGCCCTGTTGGAATTGCTGGTGCTTCTGGACCCGTGGGATCATCTGGTCCTGCTGGCAGACCTGGAAACCGTGGTGAGGCC GGACCCTCTGGATCTGTTGGTCCAGCTGGCCCTGCTGGTGCAAGAGGTGCCCCT GGCCCCTCTGGACCCCGTGGTGAGAAGGGTGTGGCTGGAGACAAGGGAGACAGAGGCATGAAGGGACTGCGTGGACATCCTGGTCTTCAGGGAATGCCTGGACCCAAC GGACCTAGTGGTGACAGTGGGGCAGCTGGACCTGCTGGACCTTCTGGTCCCAGA GGCCCTGCTGGTCCCAGTGGCCCAGCTGGTAAGGATGGTAGACCTGGCACTGCTGGTCCTGTTGGACTTGCTGGACATCGTGGTCCCCCTGGACAAGTTGGACCAGTT GGACCTCCCGGATCTCCTGGTCTCCCTGGACCCGCTGGTGCCGCTGGTGGTGGATATGATATTTCTGGTGGCTATGATGAGTACAGAGCTGACCAGGCTGCTCTCAGGGCTAAGGACTATGAGGTGGATGCTACCATCAAGTCCCTAAACACTCAGATCGACAACCTGCTCTCACCTGAGGGCTCCAAGAAGAACCCTGCCCGCACCTGCCGTGACATCAGGCTCAGCCACCCTGACTGGACCAGCG GTTTCTACTGGATCGATCCCAACCAGGGCTGCACCATGGATGCCATCAAGGCCTTCTGCGACTTCACCACAGGTCACACCTGTATCTATGCTCACCCTGAGAGCATTGCACGCAAGAACTGGCACAGAAGTACCCAGGAGAAGAAGCATATCTGGTTTGGCGAGACCATCAATGGTGGCACCGAG TTTGGCTATAATGATGAGACCCTGAGCCCACAGTCCATGGCTACACAGCTGGCATTCATGCGTCTGCTGGCCAATCAAGCTGTCCAGAACATCACCTACCACTGCAAGAACAGCATTGCCTACATGGATGGTGAGAACGGCAACCTGAAGAAGGCTGTCCTGCTGCAGGGCTCCAATGATGTGGAACTGCGCGCAGAGGGCAACAGCCGCTTCACCTACAGTGTTCTGGAGGATGGCTGCACT AAACACACTGGCCAGTGGAGCAAGACGGTCATTGAATACAGAACAAATAAACCATCTCGCCTGCCCATCCTCGACATTGCACCTTTGGACATTGGTGGCGCTGATCAAGAATTTGGTCTGGACATTGGCCCAGTCTGTTTCAAATGA